A single genomic interval of Zobellia nedashkovskayae harbors:
- a CDS encoding cytochrome-c peroxidase: MFLIGCGSNEKKQVKTSNKTRVVTTYTALPRTVKSPADNPSTPEKEALGKLLFYDPILSGNKDVACATCHHPNNGYAEFLDISIGPNASGLGTRRKFNASNDIPFVKRNAQTIINSAYNGIDAFGNYEPSETTMFWDDRAKSLEKQALEPIKAFEEMRGHGFADDSILQVVVDRIKDIPEYQKLFASVFDEPDAVSVDNLAKAIAAFERSLVTNNSRFDQYMRGDQDAILISEKEGFELFKSVGCVNCHNGPMFSDYKMHVLGAPENNKLTRPDAGFKDTFAFRTPTLRNLRFTPPYMHNGSLSSLKKVLEFYEDIANGKERNEHVSVQKYDPFVRELDLSVKEMSQIISFLNTLNDTDFDKTIPERVPSGLAVGGNIQ; encoded by the coding sequence ATGTTTCTCATTGGATGCGGTAGTAATGAAAAAAAGCAGGTAAAGACTTCAAATAAAACTAGGGTCGTAACTACGTATACAGCATTGCCAAGGACAGTAAAGTCTCCAGCAGATAACCCGTCTACTCCTGAAAAGGAAGCTTTGGGCAAACTACTTTTTTACGACCCTATTCTTTCCGGAAACAAAGATGTGGCTTGCGCCACTTGCCATCATCCAAATAACGGATATGCGGAGTTTTTAGATATCAGCATTGGACCCAATGCCAGTGGTCTAGGCACGCGAAGAAAATTCAATGCGTCCAATGATATTCCTTTTGTAAAAAGAAACGCGCAAACTATTATCAATTCAGCATATAACGGCATAGATGCTTTTGGAAATTATGAACCTTCTGAAACAACTATGTTTTGGGATGATCGTGCAAAAAGTCTCGAAAAACAGGCACTAGAGCCTATAAAGGCTTTTGAGGAAATGCGCGGACATGGTTTTGCCGATGATAGTATTTTGCAGGTTGTTGTAGATCGGATAAAAGACATACCGGAATATCAAAAATTATTTGCTTCGGTATTTGATGAGCCAGATGCCGTTTCGGTAGATAATTTAGCAAAGGCCATTGCTGCTTTTGAACGTTCATTGGTAACCAACAATTCTAGATTTGACCAATATATGAGAGGGGACCAAGACGCTATATTAATTTCAGAGAAAGAGGGATTTGAACTCTTCAAATCGGTAGGATGTGTTAACTGTCATAACGGCCCTATGTTTTCAGATTATAAAATGCATGTGTTGGGCGCTCCTGAGAATAATAAACTTACACGGCCAGATGCTGGTTTTAAAGATACCTTCGCCTTTCGTACACCTACACTTCGCAACTTAAGATTTACACCCCCTTACATGCATAACGGTAGTTTATCCAGCCTTAAAAAGGTGCTGGAATTCTATGAGGACATTGCTAACGGAAAAGAACGTAACGAACATGTATCTGTTCAGAAGTATGATCCTTTTGTTAGAGAACTAGATTTATCGGTAAAGGAAATGTCCCAGATTATTTCGTTTTTGAATACCCTTAATGATACTGATTTTGATAAGACCATACCAGAGCGCGTACCCAGTGGTCTGGCCGTGGGTGGCAATATTCAATAA
- a CDS encoding SDR family oxidoreductase yields the protein MKRNVLITGTSTGVGFETALLFAENGYKVYATMRNLKKADAIKKKRDENNLDIEILELDVTKTDSIKTAVDTIIAKDGKIDVLVNNAGAGFAKTTEQATEAEIRWVTDVNYLGVVFCTRAVLPYMRKQKSGQVISLSSVGGLVGQPFNELYCAAKFAVEGYMESMATYVSDAFNIKFTIVEPGGIATEFMTSAVEKTSVAGEMATGEYLPIFEKYLAGNQKRANESQEQTYQTGLEVAQVVLGVAKNENPPVRIRTSQWAKDFCQFKTKADPDGTKSVNMVKSSFL from the coding sequence ATGAAAAGAAACGTTTTAATTACAGGAACATCAACAGGAGTAGGATTTGAAACTGCATTGCTTTTTGCCGAAAATGGATATAAAGTATATGCTACTATGAGAAATCTAAAAAAAGCAGACGCCATAAAAAAGAAACGGGATGAGAATAATCTAGATATTGAAATTCTTGAGTTGGACGTAACTAAAACGGATTCTATAAAGACTGCTGTAGATACCATTATAGCCAAAGATGGTAAAATTGATGTTTTAGTGAACAATGCCGGTGCTGGATTTGCTAAAACCACAGAACAAGCAACAGAAGCGGAAATTAGATGGGTAACCGATGTAAATTACTTAGGTGTTGTATTCTGTACGCGAGCAGTTCTTCCTTATATGAGAAAACAGAAATCTGGTCAGGTTATTAGCTTAAGTTCAGTAGGTGGTCTTGTTGGTCAGCCGTTTAATGAATTGTATTGCGCTGCTAAATTTGCTGTTGAAGGCTATATGGAAAGTATGGCTACTTATGTTAGCGATGCCTTTAATATTAAGTTTACAATCGTAGAACCAGGTGGTATTGCTACAGAATTTATGACCTCTGCTGTAGAGAAAACTTCGGTAGCTGGTGAAATGGCTACGGGCGAATACCTACCTATTTTTGAAAAGTATCTTGCTGGAAACCAAAAACGCGCTAACGAATCCCAAGAACAAACCTACCAAACGGGTCTTGAGGTTGCTCAGGTGGTATTGGGTGTTGCGAAAAATGAAAATCCTCCGGTACGCATTCGTACCTCACAATGGGCCAAAGACTTTTGTCAATTTAAAACAAAAGCGGATCCAGATGGTACCAAGTCTGTGAACATGGTAAAAAGTAGCTTTTTATAG
- a CDS encoding TetR/AcrR family transcriptional regulator yields the protein MNKKDSILQSALELLVEKGVHNTPMSAIAKNAGTGMGTIYNYFPTKDVLINELYVNIKKQEDTVFPDFDATRPIKTQFEAYLRDIILFFIDNAQYFMFMEQVRASPILTEESKKVGIATVLPVYDLINKGKEERIIKDIETDELIQFMGGAVVSYLRWYHVQEHTNSSSIQNQVNMTWDAIKE from the coding sequence GTGAATAAGAAAGATAGCATCTTACAGTCTGCTTTAGAGCTTTTAGTTGAAAAGGGAGTGCACAATACACCTATGTCTGCTATTGCCAAAAATGCAGGAACTGGTATGGGAACGATATATAATTACTTCCCCACTAAAGATGTCTTGATAAATGAGTTGTACGTTAACATTAAAAAACAAGAAGACACTGTGTTTCCCGACTTTGATGCAACACGTCCAATTAAAACTCAATTTGAAGCGTATTTAAGAGATATTATTCTTTTTTTTATTGATAATGCCCAGTATTTCATGTTTATGGAGCAAGTTAGAGCTTCACCAATTCTTACGGAAGAAAGCAAGAAAGTGGGGATTGCAACGGTACTACCGGTTTATGATTTGATCAATAAAGGCAAGGAGGAGCGTATCATAAAAGATATAGAGACAGATGAGCTCATTCAGTTTATGGGTGGGGCAGTGGTTTCATATTTAAGATGGTACCATGTGCAAGAGCATACAAATTCAAGTTCTATTCAAAATCAAGTGAATATGACCTGGGACGCTATAAAAGAGTAA
- a CDS encoding Crp/Fnr family transcriptional regulator — MEEGLLQNYGYLFEDALLAEMQEVGVVKMFSQGTIIMDIGETITHMPLLLNGAIKILREDESGDELILYFLERGDTCAMTFSCCVGTHKSEIRAVAESDTELIMIPVEKMEAWMAKYTSWRQFILDSYHTRMTELLETVDTIAFLRMDERLLKHLQDKAMVNHDEYVQTTHQDIAYDLNTSRVVISRLLKKLEKEGKIEMQRNKIKVIDL; from the coding sequence ATGGAAGAAGGTCTTTTACAGAATTACGGGTATCTTTTTGAAGATGCACTCTTAGCGGAAATGCAAGAAGTAGGTGTGGTTAAAATGTTTTCGCAGGGTACTATTATAATGGATATTGGTGAGACTATTACCCATATGCCTCTCTTATTAAATGGTGCTATTAAAATTCTTCGCGAAGACGAGAGTGGAGATGAACTTATCCTTTATTTCTTAGAAAGAGGAGATACCTGTGCCATGACATTCTCATGTTGTGTAGGAACGCATAAAAGTGAGATACGTGCGGTTGCTGAAAGTGATACTGAGCTTATTATGATTCCGGTGGAGAAGATGGAAGCATGGATGGCAAAATATACGTCATGGCGCCAGTTTATTCTAGATAGTTACCACACCCGGATGACGGAATTACTGGAAACGGTAGATACAATAGCTTTTCTCCGAATGGATGAAAGGCTACTTAAACACCTTCAGGATAAGGCTATGGTTAACCATGATGAATACGTTCAGACCACGCATCAAGATATTGCTTACGATTTAAATACCTCACGAGTGGTGATTTCAAGGTTACTTAAAAAACTAGAGAAAGAAGGGAAAATCGAAATGCAGCGAAACAAAATTAAGGTCATTGATTTATAA
- a CDS encoding aldose 1-epimerase, whose amino-acid sequence MIELKFENQKVHIDAGELVSYTVNGYEYIHQKGSSGWRSSDTEMFPIIGPTAEAKFQVQTPRDIAIQDQHGLLREMAYEVVSTTDAEAVLQKKYKTGTRIKNSKFPSKSNKEWLFWTYDFNFRKTFRLSKEGLEVNFTISGERDMPFMLGYHPAFKLYAKSPVVVAGEKEITLAEIMAVGNRAFQVPGCTEILLKDQKELRIRTEGFGNFMLWTEVPNMVCIEPITFYPYAVAQTKLHEGFDYLKDEDAQYSVFISAVN is encoded by the coding sequence ATGATAGAACTGAAATTTGAGAATCAAAAAGTACATATAGATGCTGGCGAATTGGTGAGTTATACCGTAAATGGTTACGAGTATATTCATCAAAAAGGTAGTTCTGGTTGGCGTAGTTCGGATACAGAGATGTTTCCGATTATTGGCCCCACGGCAGAAGCTAAGTTTCAAGTGCAGACTCCAAGAGACATTGCTATTCAAGATCAGCACGGTCTTCTTCGTGAGATGGCTTATGAGGTAGTCTCTACAACAGATGCCGAAGCGGTATTGCAAAAGAAATATAAGACAGGTACTCGAATAAAAAATTCAAAATTCCCGAGTAAATCTAATAAGGAATGGTTGTTCTGGACCTATGATTTCAACTTTAGAAAAACATTCCGTTTGTCCAAAGAAGGACTTGAGGTGAACTTTACAATCTCCGGGGAACGAGATATGCCTTTTATGTTAGGCTATCATCCTGCATTCAAACTATATGCAAAAAGCCCAGTTGTAGTGGCAGGCGAAAAGGAAATCACGTTAGCAGAAATCATGGCTGTTGGTAATCGTGCTTTTCAAGTTCCCGGCTGTACGGAAATCCTTCTTAAGGACCAGAAAGAGCTCCGTATTCGTACAGAGGGCTTCGGTAATTTTATGTTATGGACAGAGGTGCCCAATATGGTTTGCATAGAACCTATCACTTTTTATCCGTATGCTGTAGCACAAACCAAACTTCATGAAGGTTTTGATTATTTAAAGGATGAAGATGCCCAGTACAGCGTCTTCATTAGTGCGGTAAACTAA
- a CDS encoding PLP-dependent cysteine synthase family protein yields the protein MKYAENILGTIGNTPLVKVNKLTADVSCLVLAKYETFNPGNSVKDRMALQMIEDAEASGILKPGGTIVEGTSGNTGMGLALAATIKGYKLICVISDKQSKEKVDILKAMGSEVHVCPTDVEPSDPRSYYSTAKRLATEIPNAWYVNQYDNPSNAKAHYESTGPEIWEQTNGKITHFVVGVGTGGTISGVGKFLKEKNPNIKIWGVDTYGSVFKKYHETGIFDEKEIYPYVTEGIGEDILPKNVDFDVIDGFTKVTDKDAAVYTQRLAKEEAMFLGNSAGAAIKGVLQLKEHFTKEDIVVVLFHDHGSRYVGKMFNDDWMREKGFLD from the coding sequence ATGAAATACGCAGAGAATATATTGGGAACTATTGGCAATACACCATTAGTGAAAGTCAACAAGCTTACTGCGGATGTATCTTGTTTGGTTTTGGCCAAGTACGAAACTTTCAATCCCGGTAACTCGGTAAAAGATCGCATGGCTTTACAAATGATAGAAGATGCCGAAGCTTCTGGTATATTAAAGCCCGGAGGCACTATCGTTGAGGGTACTTCTGGTAATACAGGTATGGGTTTAGCATTAGCGGCCACCATAAAGGGCTACAAGTTAATTTGCGTTATTAGTGATAAGCAATCAAAAGAGAAAGTAGATATTTTAAAAGCCATGGGTAGTGAGGTTCATGTTTGTCCTACGGATGTTGAACCTAGCGATCCAAGAAGTTATTATTCTACAGCTAAACGTTTGGCTACAGAAATCCCTAATGCTTGGTATGTAAATCAATATGATAATCCAAGTAATGCAAAAGCACATTACGAAAGTACGGGGCCTGAAATTTGGGAACAGACAAATGGTAAAATCACGCACTTTGTTGTTGGCGTAGGGACTGGTGGAACCATTTCTGGCGTAGGAAAGTTTTTAAAAGAGAAGAATCCGAATATTAAAATTTGGGGTGTGGACACCTATGGTTCCGTCTTTAAGAAGTATCATGAGACCGGTATTTTTGATGAAAAGGAAATCTACCCATATGTCACAGAAGGCATAGGGGAGGATATTTTGCCAAAGAATGTAGATTTTGATGTTATTGACGGCTTTACGAAAGTGACTGATAAAGATGCAGCAGTTTACACACAACGTTTAGCAAAAGAAGAGGCTATGTTTTTGGGTAATTCTGCTGGGGCTGCTATAAAAGGGGTGCTGCAGTTGAAAGAACATTTTACAAAAGAAGACATAGTAGTAGTCCTTTTTCATGATCATGGAAGCCGGTATGTTGGTAAGATGTTTAATGACGATTGGATGCGTGAAAAAGGGTTTTTAGATTAG
- a CDS encoding ABC transporter permease — MNFEYFLAKRLIKGEAHKISISAPIIKIAIAAIALGVVMMLITISTGIGLKYKIREKVAAFNGHIQISSYDNNASDVSVMPVSLNQDFYPEFKDVDGIDHVQAVASKAGIIRTETTFEGVIAKGVGSDYNWSVFEEYLLDGKLPNYSGDLNEEVLMSELMANRLDLKTGDTFYSFFLKDGDVSKLPNQRKFKITGLYDSGFEEFDGLYLFTDIRHIQHMNKWGDDQVGNFEVFLNNFDDIDEKSKEIYGKTLSTLDTQTIVNKYYKIFEWISLFDFNIILIIGIVIIVSGFNMITALLVLILERTQMIGILKALGSANWSIRKVFLYNASYLIGVGLLWGNIIGLGAIYLQDKFQILKFPNPKEYYIDYVPVHIDFITVLILNIGVLVLCIVMLLVPSYIITKITPVKAIKFE, encoded by the coding sequence TTGAATTTTGAATATTTTTTGGCCAAGCGGCTTATTAAGGGCGAAGCGCATAAAATTAGCATTTCCGCTCCAATAATAAAAATAGCAATTGCAGCTATTGCATTGGGGGTCGTTATGATGCTGATAACTATCTCTACAGGAATAGGTCTTAAATATAAGATTCGGGAGAAAGTAGCAGCCTTTAACGGTCACATTCAGATATCCAGTTACGACAACAATGCATCTGATGTTTCGGTGATGCCGGTTTCGTTAAATCAAGATTTTTATCCAGAATTTAAAGATGTTGATGGTATTGACCATGTGCAGGCCGTTGCCAGTAAAGCGGGTATTATTAGAACTGAGACTACTTTTGAAGGTGTCATAGCAAAAGGTGTAGGCAGTGATTACAACTGGTCTGTTTTTGAGGAGTATCTGTTAGATGGCAAGCTTCCCAATTATTCTGGCGATTTAAATGAAGAGGTGTTGATGTCGGAACTTATGGCAAATCGTCTCGATTTAAAAACAGGTGATACTTTTTATTCATTTTTTCTTAAGGATGGTGATGTTTCAAAATTACCCAACCAAAGAAAATTTAAGATAACCGGACTTTACGATAGTGGTTTTGAAGAGTTTGATGGGCTTTATCTGTTTACGGATATACGTCACATTCAACACATGAACAAATGGGGCGATGATCAAGTTGGTAATTTTGAGGTCTTCCTGAATAATTTTGATGATATAGACGAAAAAAGTAAAGAAATCTATGGCAAAACCCTATCTACTTTAGATACGCAGACCATAGTGAACAAATATTACAAGATTTTTGAATGGATCAGCCTTTTCGATTTTAATATCATTCTAATCATAGGTATTGTAATTATTGTAAGTGGTTTTAATATGATTACCGCTTTGTTGGTTCTTATTCTAGAACGTACACAAATGATAGGCATACTTAAAGCTTTAGGGTCTGCCAATTGGAGCATTCGTAAGGTCTTTTTGTACAACGCTAGCTACCTGATTGGGGTGGGCCTTCTTTGGGGTAATATTATTGGGCTAGGGGCAATCTACCTTCAAGATAAATTCCAAATACTAAAATTTCCAAATCCAAAAGAATACTATATAGATTATGTGCCGGTACACATAGATTTTATTACTGTACTGATTCTAAATATCGGTGTACTAGTTCTATGTATCGTTATGCTTCTGGTACCTTCTTACATTATTACAAAAATCACTCCCGTAAAGGCAATCAAGTTCGAATAG
- a CDS encoding exo-beta-N-acetylmuramidase NamZ family protein — MAFLNCLKSTFFIWFLLVVACGNPTKTEKSTYEPTLVLTDTIVEKPIIVAANRTNAYLPLLKGKRVGIVGNQTSIIFKPSKDSIDTPTPYIHLVDSLLSLKVDVKKVFAPEHGFRGVVDAGEKVKDGVDSKTGLPLISLYGKNRKPSAEQLKDIDVVLFDIQDVGVRFYTYIATLQLVMEACAEQNKPLIVLDRPNPNAHYIDGPTMEKAHTNFLGMTEIPLVYGMTIGEYAQMINEEKWIETEKKADLTIIHLENWTHETEYSLPVRPSPNLPNDIAINLYPSLGLFEGTNVNAGRGTELQFQCYGASFLDSTQYSFRYTPMPNFGSKTPKENGKLCFGKDLSEIPRMSEVSVQWLIDAYVNSEDKTKVFNKSGFTKHAGTDKLQGHIEKGELEETIKESWQADLTKFKKIRNKYLLYP; from the coding sequence ATGGCATTTTTAAACTGTCTCAAAAGTACATTTTTCATTTGGTTTTTGCTTGTTGTAGCATGTGGAAACCCGACTAAAACAGAGAAATCTACTTATGAACCCACTTTGGTCCTCACTGATACTATTGTTGAGAAGCCCATTATTGTTGCCGCCAACAGAACTAACGCTTATTTACCCTTGCTAAAAGGTAAAAGAGTGGGTATTGTTGGTAATCAGACCTCCATTATTTTTAAACCATCTAAGGATAGCATAGATACACCTACGCCATATATTCATTTGGTAGACTCTTTACTCTCCTTAAAGGTTGATGTTAAGAAAGTATTTGCTCCTGAACATGGATTTAGAGGTGTTGTAGACGCTGGAGAAAAAGTAAAAGATGGTGTCGATAGCAAAACGGGGCTTCCTCTTATTTCTTTATATGGAAAAAACAGAAAACCTTCTGCTGAACAGTTGAAAGATATTGATGTTGTCCTTTTTGATATTCAAGATGTGGGTGTTCGCTTCTACACTTATATTGCCACCTTGCAATTGGTCATGGAAGCTTGTGCGGAACAAAACAAACCTCTAATTGTATTGGACAGGCCTAATCCCAATGCACATTATATAGACGGTCCTACAATGGAAAAAGCCCATACCAACTTTCTGGGCATGACGGAAATACCGTTAGTTTACGGAATGACCATTGGTGAATATGCTCAAATGATCAACGAAGAAAAATGGATTGAAACTGAGAAGAAAGCGGACCTTACCATAATACACTTAGAGAACTGGACACACGAAACCGAATATAGTTTACCCGTTCGTCCTTCTCCAAATTTACCGAACGATATTGCCATTAACCTTTACCCTAGTTTGGGTCTTTTTGAAGGTACGAACGTAAATGCAGGACGAGGAACAGAATTACAGTTTCAATGTTATGGGGCTTCTTTTCTAGACAGTACACAATACAGTTTTAGATATACACCTATGCCTAATTTTGGTTCAAAAACGCCAAAAGAAAATGGAAAACTTTGCTTTGGAAAGGATTTATCCGAAATCCCAAGGATGAGCGAGGTATCCGTTCAATGGCTTATAGATGCGTATGTAAATTCAGAAGACAAAACCAAAGTCTTCAACAAAAGTGGATTTACCAAACATGCGGGTACGGACAAACTACAAGGACATATAGAAAAAGGAGAACTTGAAGAGACCATCAAAGAAAGCTGGCAAGCAGATTTGACCAAATTCAAGAAAATCAGAAACAAATACTTGTTATATCCATAA
- a CDS encoding sterol desaturase family protein, whose translation MEFIINYFETIPSLHRSLILVGGITFFWILEGIVPLFGFTYKKWKHALPNLFFTFTTIIVNFALAFLLLKTADFTVVEKFGIINWLPEMPLWLCVIVGLLLLDLIGAYLAHLVEHKVKLLWRVHLVHHTDHNVDTTTANRHHPLESMIRFVFTLFGVLIVGTPIGIVMLYQSLSLIATQFNHANIKMPRKLDEALSWVIISPDMHKVHHHYKLPYTDSNYGNIFSLWDRLFGTFMKFDRDSIVYGVDTFPDEVENASIKGLLKQPFHKSRKPTTLSETSEVL comes from the coding sequence ATGGAATTCATAATTAATTATTTTGAAACAATACCTTCTTTGCATCGTTCACTTATTCTTGTGGGTGGCATTACTTTCTTTTGGATATTAGAGGGTATCGTTCCTCTTTTTGGTTTTACGTATAAGAAATGGAAGCATGCTTTGCCTAATCTGTTTTTTACGTTTACTACTATAATCGTAAACTTTGCATTAGCCTTTCTATTATTAAAAACTGCCGATTTCACGGTTGTAGAAAAGTTTGGCATTATTAATTGGTTACCTGAAATGCCGCTATGGCTTTGCGTGATTGTAGGGTTGCTTCTTTTAGATTTAATAGGTGCTTATCTAGCACATTTGGTAGAGCACAAAGTAAAACTTCTATGGAGGGTTCATTTGGTGCATCACACGGATCATAATGTAGATACCACAACAGCAAATCGTCACCACCCTTTAGAAAGTATGATTCGTTTTGTTTTTACCCTTTTCGGAGTTTTGATTGTGGGTACACCAATAGGTATCGTTATGTTGTACCAGTCGCTTTCATTGATAGCCACACAATTTAACCATGCCAATATAAAGATGCCCAGAAAGTTAGATGAGGCTCTTAGTTGGGTGATTATTTCCCCGGACATGCATAAAGTACATCATCACTATAAGTTACCTTATACAGACAGTAACTATGGGAATATATTTTCTCTTTGGGATCGTCTTTTTGGTACTTTTATGAAGTTTGATAGGGATAGTATTGTTTATGGTGTGGATACTTTTCCTGATGAGGTTGAAAATGCAAGCATAAAAGGCTTGCTAAAACAACCTTTTCATAAATCAAGAAAACCAACAACCTTGTCAGAAACGAGCGAAGTTTTATAG
- a CDS encoding GyrI-like domain-containing protein has translation MKPRIVELSDKKLVGHSLKMSLANNRTFNLWSGFMPLKRHITNAVGSELYSVQVYEKFPDAESFNPNTEFEKWATVEVSEYTEYAEDFKTLNLKGGMYAVFIHKGLPSEFKKTMDYIFLEWMPDSDYKLDHRPQFEVLGEKYKNNHPDSEEEVWIPIQLK, from the coding sequence ATGAAACCTAGAATAGTAGAGTTATCGGATAAAAAATTGGTTGGACATTCTTTAAAAATGTCATTAGCCAATAATCGTACATTTAATTTGTGGAGTGGTTTTATGCCGCTTAAGAGGCACATTACAAATGCAGTGGGGTCAGAATTGTATTCTGTTCAAGTGTATGAGAAGTTTCCTGATGCTGAAAGTTTCAACCCAAATACGGAGTTTGAGAAGTGGGCAACCGTTGAGGTGAGTGAGTATACTGAGTACGCTGAGGATTTTAAGACGCTCAATTTAAAAGGAGGAATGTACGCTGTTTTTATTCATAAGGGGCTGCCCAGCGAATTCAAAAAAACTATGGATTATATCTTTTTGGAATGGATGCCAGATTCGGATTATAAATTAGATCATAGACCACAATTTGAAGTTTTGGGAGAGAAGTACAAAAACAATCATCCGGACTCTGAAGAGGAAGTTTGGATTCCTATACAATTAAAATAA
- a CDS encoding YkgJ family cysteine cluster protein, producing MEQILKELPKKAQEKHNENRKFFAKLKKRPPKNLDYVMQELHYEEFQRTDCLECANCCKTTGPLFTKADVERISKHFRLKPQKFIEQYLRIDDENDYVLQEVPCTFLGADNYCSIYDVRPKACREFPHTDRKKFQQISNLTLKNVAICPAAFNIVEKMKKAIGN from the coding sequence ATGGAGCAAATTTTAAAAGAACTTCCTAAGAAAGCACAGGAAAAGCACAACGAAAACCGTAAGTTTTTTGCCAAGCTTAAAAAGCGGCCACCTAAAAATTTGGACTATGTAATGCAAGAATTACATTATGAAGAATTTCAGCGTACAGATTGCTTGGAGTGTGCTAATTGTTGTAAAACTACGGGACCGTTGTTTACGAAGGCTGATGTTGAACGTATTTCCAAACATTTCCGGCTTAAGCCTCAAAAGTTCATAGAGCAATATTTACGAATAGATGATGAGAATGATTATGTACTTCAAGAAGTGCCGTGTACTTTTTTAGGAGCTGATAATTATTGTTCTATCTATGACGTACGACCTAAAGCATGCCGAGAATTTCCACATACAGACCGTAAAAAATTTCAACAGATTTCTAACTTAACTTTAAAAAACGTAGCCATTTGTCCTGCTGCTTTTAATATTGTTGAGAAAATGAAGAAAGCCATTGGTAATTAA
- a CDS encoding class I SAM-dependent methyltransferase gives MKDVFGKAILDFQEGNYTEDIITFSSLDEEDTIPVPYLFRGFKEMPKLEQEALKLCKGTILDIGCGAGSHSLYLQEKGHTVIALDYSKGAIETCSLRGIKDVVCTDIYNYKNQKFDTLLLLMNGIGIIEKLNNMSKFFDHMKTLMNPGAQILLDSSDIIYMFEEDEDGGVWVPDTGSYYGEIEFQMEYKKEKSDSFFWLYLDYKTLEMAAEPNGFNCEIVRNGEHYDYLAKLWLK, from the coding sequence ATGAAAGACGTTTTTGGAAAGGCCATATTAGATTTTCAAGAAGGTAACTATACCGAGGATATAATCACGTTTTCGTCTTTAGATGAAGAAGATACAATTCCCGTGCCCTACCTCTTTAGAGGTTTTAAAGAAATGCCCAAATTAGAACAGGAAGCATTAAAACTCTGTAAGGGTACTATTTTGGATATTGGCTGTGGAGCGGGTAGCCATAGTTTGTATCTACAGGAAAAAGGACATACGGTGATTGCTTTGGATTATTCAAAAGGAGCCATAGAAACTTGCAGCTTAAGAGGTATAAAGGATGTAGTTTGTACGGACATATATAATTATAAAAATCAAAAATTTGATACTTTGTTACTGCTGATGAACGGCATTGGCATTATTGAAAAATTGAATAATATGTCCAAATTTTTTGATCATATGAAAACCCTGATGAACCCTGGCGCACAAATTCTATTGGACTCCAGTGACATCATTTATATGTTTGAAGAAGATGAGGATGGTGGGGTTTGGGTACCGGATACCGGTTCTTATTATGGTGAGATTGAATTTCAAATGGAGTATAAAAAAGAGAAAAGTGATTCGTTTTTCTGGTTATACCTAGATTACAAGACCTTAGAAATGGCGGCAGAACCAAACGGATTTAACTGCGAAATTGTAAGAAACGGCGAACATTACGACTATTTGGCTAAATTATGGCTAAAATAA